A single Cottoperca gobio chromosome 7, fCotGob3.1, whole genome shotgun sequence DNA region contains:
- the slc26a6l2 gene encoding solute carrier family 26 member 6 isoform X1 produces MDTEEKDCSAGEYFVQRKVLDELRLDEVAQKGTWSTKPTLGERVKESLRCSVPRLKHTLLSWVPVLSWLPHYSIRENAIGDLISGCSVGIMHLPQGMAYALLASLRPVFGLYTSLYPVLVYFIFGTSRHISIGTFAVISIMIGSVTERLGPDMNFIVNGTNETGSVDLDARDAYRVQIACSLTVLAGIFQILLGVVRFGFVVTYLSEPLIRGYTTGSACHVCVSQLKYLFGVTPARFTGPLSLIYTLVDICRLLPETKVPELVVSLVALSVLIVVKEINECYKEKLPLPIPIEIVVIIAATIIIHFGGLTSKYGIDVVGEIPSGLKAPRAPDATLFSELIGDAFAVAIVGYAINISLGKTFALKHGYKVDSNQELVALGLSNTVGGFFQCYSVTSSLSRSLVQESTGGKTQVAGVISSIIVLVTVLKIGSLFSDLPKAVLSTIVFVNLKGMFKQILDVPMLWKTNKVDLLVWLVTIISTILLNLDLGLAVSIGFSMLTVIFRTQLPRYSILGHVSGTDLYLDTDTYKEAKEIPGIKIFRSSTTIYYTNAEMYLEALQDKTGIEIGKLLTAKKKQNAKLKRKLEKEKKKAKKEAKKQRKAVSHLSNDTLSKMSERKVSAGLKGQSQGNVVALSLTETSTNGLSKGQVNLAYQYDTTMSDSDSDTSCHGDDDIPQVSHRCDEETERAHGSDTHSIILDISTTSFVDTVTVKTLKNIFRDFGEIDLDVYLAGCQACVVEQLETAGFFTESIPKSRLFVTVHDAVLHVLKKLGRTDFVLDVSCSTQM; encoded by the exons ATGGACACGGAGGAGAAGGACTGCTCCGCTGGGGAGTATTTTGTGCAGAGGAAGGTTCTGGATGAGTTACGTCTGGATGAAGTAGCACAAAAAGGGACATGGTCCACAAAGCCAACCCTGGGTGAACGGGTGAAAGAGTCCCTGAG GTGTTCGGTGCCCAGGCTGAAGCACACATTGCTGAGCTGGGTCCCTGTTCTCAGCTGGCTGCCTCACTACTCCATCAGAGAAAACGCCATTGGGGACCTGATCTCTGGCTGCAGTGTGGGCATCATGCATCTTCCGCAGG GTATGGCATATGCCCTTCTTGCTTCCCTACGCCCAGTGTTTGGCCTTTACACCTCCCTATACCCGGTGCTGGTCTACTTCATCTTTGGCACTTCCAGACACATCTCAATAG GTACGTTTGCTGTGATCAGCATCATGATTGGGAGTGTGACGGAAAGGCTAGGACCAGATATGAACTTTATTGTTAATGGCACtaatgagacaggaagtgtggacCTCGATGCACGGGACGCATACAGAGTCCAGATAGCATGTTCCCTCACGGTATTGGCAGGAATCtttcag ATCCTTTTAGGTGTGGTGAGGTTTGGTTTCGTGGTCACCTACCTGTCTGAGCCACTGATTCGAGGCTACACCACAGGATCAGCATGCCATGTATGCGTGTCCCAGCTCAAGTACTTGTTTGGAGTCACGCCAGCTCGCTTCACTGGTCCGCTCTCCCTTATTTAT ACTCTGGTGGATATTTGCCGGCTACTGCCTGAGACTAAAGTGCCAGAGCTGGTGGTCAGCCTGGTTGCACTCTCTGTTCTCATTGTGGTCAAAGAAATCAATGAGTGCTACAAAGAGAAGCTGCCTCTGCCCATCCCGATAGAAATCGTAGTG ATCATAGCAGCAACAATCATTATCCACTTTGGCGGACTTACGAGTAAATATGGCATTGATGTGGTTGGAGAGATTCCAAGTGG ACTCAAGGCCCCTCGAGCTCCAGATGCCACATTGTTCTCAGAGCTGATAGGCGATGCTTTTGCAGTGGCTATTGTGGGATATGCCATCAACATTTCTCTGGGCAAAACATTCGCCCTCAAACATGGCTACAAAGTGGATAGCAACCAG GAGCTGGTAGCTTTGGGTCTTAGTAACACTGTTGGCGGCTTTTTTCAGTGTTACTCTGTGACTTCCTCCTTGTCTCGCAGCCTCGTCCAGGAGAGCACCGGGGGCAAGacacaa gtTGCGGGAGTGATTTCGTCCATCATCGTGCTTGTCACGGTTTTGAAAATAGGTTCTCTCTTTTCAGATCTCCCCAAG GCTGTCTTATCCACAATAGTGTTTGTGAATTTGAAAGGAATGTTTAAGCAGATCTTGGATGTGCCTATGCTGTGGAAGACCAACAAGGTTGATCTG CTTGTGTGGCTGGTTACAATCATAAGCACCATCCTGCTCAACCTGGACCTGGGTCTAGCTGTCTCCATTGGCTTTTCCATGCTCACTGTCATCTTCAGGACACAACT ACCCCGCTACTCTATCTTGGGCCATGTGTCAGGCACTGACCTGTATCTGGACACAGACACCTACAAGGAG GCTAAAGAGATTCCAGGAATTAAAATCTTCCGTTCATCTACAACCATCTACTACACAAATGCTGAGATGTACTTGGAGGCCCTGCAAGACAAG ACTGGGATTGAAATCGGAAAGCTGCTGACGGCAAAGAAGAAGCAAAACGCAAAGCTGAAGCGTAAactagagaaagagaaaaagaaagctaaGAAGGAGGCCAAGAAACAA AGAAAAGCAGTCAGCCACCTCTCCAATGACACATTATCAAAGATGAGTGAGAGGAAAGTCTCTGCAGGACTGAAGGGACAGAGTCAGGGGAATGTTGTAGCCTTAAGCCTGACAGAAACCTCTACAAATGGCCTTAGTAAAGGTCAAGTAAACTTGGCTTACCAATACGACACAACCATGTCAGACTCAGATTCAGACACGAGTTGCCACGGCGATGACGACATCCCCCAGGTATCGCACCGCTGTGATGAGGAAACGGAAAGGGCCCACGGATCAGACACGCATAGCATCATCCTGGACATTTCGACAACCAGCTTTGTGGACACTGTCACTGTGAAGACCTTGAAAAAT ATATTCAGGGACTTTGGAGAGATTGATTTGGACGTCTATCTAGCAGGATGCCAAG CATGTGTCGTGGAGCAGCTGGAAACGGCAGGTTTCTTCACAGAGTCCATCCCAAAGAGCAGGCTGTTCGTCACGGTGCATGATGCAGTACTTCATGTTCTCAAGAAACTGGGCAGGACTGACTTCGTTCTT gACGTGTCCTGCAGCACTCAGATGTAA
- the slc26a6l2 gene encoding solute carrier family 26 member 6 isoform X2 produces the protein MAYALLASLRPVFGLYTSLYPVLVYFIFGTSRHISIGTFAVISIMIGSVTERLGPDMNFIVNGTNETGSVDLDARDAYRVQIACSLTVLAGIFQILLGVVRFGFVVTYLSEPLIRGYTTGSACHVCVSQLKYLFGVTPARFTGPLSLIYTLVDICRLLPETKVPELVVSLVALSVLIVVKEINECYKEKLPLPIPIEIVVIIAATIIIHFGGLTSKYGIDVVGEIPSGLKAPRAPDATLFSELIGDAFAVAIVGYAINISLGKTFALKHGYKVDSNQELVALGLSNTVGGFFQCYSVTSSLSRSLVQESTGGKTQVAGVISSIIVLVTVLKIGSLFSDLPKAVLSTIVFVNLKGMFKQILDVPMLWKTNKVDLLVWLVTIISTILLNLDLGLAVSIGFSMLTVIFRTQLPRYSILGHVSGTDLYLDTDTYKEAKEIPGIKIFRSSTTIYYTNAEMYLEALQDKTGIEIGKLLTAKKKQNAKLKRKLEKEKKKAKKEAKKQRKAVSHLSNDTLSKMSERKVSAGLKGQSQGNVVALSLTETSTNGLSKGQVNLAYQYDTTMSDSDSDTSCHGDDDIPQVSHRCDEETERAHGSDTHSIILDISTTSFVDTVTVKTLKNIFRDFGEIDLDVYLAGCQACVVEQLETAGFFTESIPKSRLFVTVHDAVLHVLKKLGRTDFVLDVSCSTQM, from the exons ATGGCATATGCCCTTCTTGCTTCCCTACGCCCAGTGTTTGGCCTTTACACCTCCCTATACCCGGTGCTGGTCTACTTCATCTTTGGCACTTCCAGACACATCTCAATAG GTACGTTTGCTGTGATCAGCATCATGATTGGGAGTGTGACGGAAAGGCTAGGACCAGATATGAACTTTATTGTTAATGGCACtaatgagacaggaagtgtggacCTCGATGCACGGGACGCATACAGAGTCCAGATAGCATGTTCCCTCACGGTATTGGCAGGAATCtttcag ATCCTTTTAGGTGTGGTGAGGTTTGGTTTCGTGGTCACCTACCTGTCTGAGCCACTGATTCGAGGCTACACCACAGGATCAGCATGCCATGTATGCGTGTCCCAGCTCAAGTACTTGTTTGGAGTCACGCCAGCTCGCTTCACTGGTCCGCTCTCCCTTATTTAT ACTCTGGTGGATATTTGCCGGCTACTGCCTGAGACTAAAGTGCCAGAGCTGGTGGTCAGCCTGGTTGCACTCTCTGTTCTCATTGTGGTCAAAGAAATCAATGAGTGCTACAAAGAGAAGCTGCCTCTGCCCATCCCGATAGAAATCGTAGTG ATCATAGCAGCAACAATCATTATCCACTTTGGCGGACTTACGAGTAAATATGGCATTGATGTGGTTGGAGAGATTCCAAGTGG ACTCAAGGCCCCTCGAGCTCCAGATGCCACATTGTTCTCAGAGCTGATAGGCGATGCTTTTGCAGTGGCTATTGTGGGATATGCCATCAACATTTCTCTGGGCAAAACATTCGCCCTCAAACATGGCTACAAAGTGGATAGCAACCAG GAGCTGGTAGCTTTGGGTCTTAGTAACACTGTTGGCGGCTTTTTTCAGTGTTACTCTGTGACTTCCTCCTTGTCTCGCAGCCTCGTCCAGGAGAGCACCGGGGGCAAGacacaa gtTGCGGGAGTGATTTCGTCCATCATCGTGCTTGTCACGGTTTTGAAAATAGGTTCTCTCTTTTCAGATCTCCCCAAG GCTGTCTTATCCACAATAGTGTTTGTGAATTTGAAAGGAATGTTTAAGCAGATCTTGGATGTGCCTATGCTGTGGAAGACCAACAAGGTTGATCTG CTTGTGTGGCTGGTTACAATCATAAGCACCATCCTGCTCAACCTGGACCTGGGTCTAGCTGTCTCCATTGGCTTTTCCATGCTCACTGTCATCTTCAGGACACAACT ACCCCGCTACTCTATCTTGGGCCATGTGTCAGGCACTGACCTGTATCTGGACACAGACACCTACAAGGAG GCTAAAGAGATTCCAGGAATTAAAATCTTCCGTTCATCTACAACCATCTACTACACAAATGCTGAGATGTACTTGGAGGCCCTGCAAGACAAG ACTGGGATTGAAATCGGAAAGCTGCTGACGGCAAAGAAGAAGCAAAACGCAAAGCTGAAGCGTAAactagagaaagagaaaaagaaagctaaGAAGGAGGCCAAGAAACAA AGAAAAGCAGTCAGCCACCTCTCCAATGACACATTATCAAAGATGAGTGAGAGGAAAGTCTCTGCAGGACTGAAGGGACAGAGTCAGGGGAATGTTGTAGCCTTAAGCCTGACAGAAACCTCTACAAATGGCCTTAGTAAAGGTCAAGTAAACTTGGCTTACCAATACGACACAACCATGTCAGACTCAGATTCAGACACGAGTTGCCACGGCGATGACGACATCCCCCAGGTATCGCACCGCTGTGATGAGGAAACGGAAAGGGCCCACGGATCAGACACGCATAGCATCATCCTGGACATTTCGACAACCAGCTTTGTGGACACTGTCACTGTGAAGACCTTGAAAAAT ATATTCAGGGACTTTGGAGAGATTGATTTGGACGTCTATCTAGCAGGATGCCAAG CATGTGTCGTGGAGCAGCTGGAAACGGCAGGTTTCTTCACAGAGTCCATCCCAAAGAGCAGGCTGTTCGTCACGGTGCATGATGCAGTACTTCATGTTCTCAAGAAACTGGGCAGGACTGACTTCGTTCTT gACGTGTCCTGCAGCACTCAGATGTAA